The proteins below come from a single uncultured Carboxylicivirga sp. genomic window:
- a CDS encoding autotransporter-associated beta strand repeat-containing protein yields MKNLKNLIQTILVLSLWVLCQNTSAQRKMEALDRGVVAVQSGNDIYVGWRILSSELRNVTYNIYRDGVKINTAPITGASNYVDTSGSSSSKYSVSAIIDGTEQNTSNEVAVWSNQYLDIPIDNSTYPATKYSISDASVGDLDGDGQFEVVIKRLANDKTQYTTDYNLLEAYKLDGTHMWTINLGPNMNDGTEINFLVYDFNGDGKAEIATRTSDGFTDGTGTYVGDRDGDGKVNYQYSFVYNSSYYRTEGPDYISIFEGETGKELAWDNYIALAPISQWGTPGMSLSQYGHRANKCMWTVAYLDGKTPSIVNGRGIYHRIKLEAWNWDGTNLSKQWAWDSNPNGAATSYTGQGNHNLSCADVDNDGCDEIVYGAMVVNNDGTGLYSTGFGHGDAIHVSAMDPDHYGLKTWQCLEGGNTWGATLRNSIDGELLIRYRSNRDCGRAAAGDINPNKTGWEMWAATECPMYNVDGSVVGSNNVAMSQMIWWDGDLSREFLDHYNFSSTSGYGTPEITKYNPTTLSAYRLLLATGMASNNWTKGNPCLQADVLGDWREEFIVRSADNTFFRIYTTTNVTDFRMPTLMHEPQYRIAVAWQNNSYNQPPHTAIYMGSETEEAVPYPTINNKTAWVSGPNWGDGSASWIDEDGNSTSYANGADVLFDFLGDNSSAVNITSAVSPRSVTVFSQNNYTFEGTGKLTGAMELLKAGTGSLNLNSDNDYTGTTKVYNGNLIINQSLSASPVEVGMYGQLFINGSIGNSVKIMSRGKLNAGSESSSAGTGSIGNGLTLESESKCYFDLSSSSDGDNDLLAVTGDVTISGLVHLTINRTANTLDPGIYPLITFDGSFNGSIDDIELLGVNDVACQIIQTENSIALEVLEVRESTELVWSGSKSNIWDFAGDYNWLNNNTEDWFLGNDVVNFTDAGVEKTIDITENVPVGNMVIDATSDYTFDGDGIISGEGGLTKQNTGRLYINNNNDFTGPVVLNGGYVSVPFISNGNTPGPLGASSGEASNFTVNQTTMYLGSSFSTNRNITIGDNNAQFYIAGPATVTMGGTFTGNGTLIKAGPGTLNISESNTHYATTISDGSIVLGSEAANTGGVGELLTLRNATLSMQNSTGTGTTANWDIDVPLGYYGTINMDGRCDFGGLLTGSGTLNLNTPYVRSHINGDWSTFEGQLNFTTTNGGWFICGNSAGYPNAAINLGDNVFGVYRHSSDAIIEIGELTGASSSELGSGEAGATTITWKVGGKNTDATFDGKITNTAYKNAGAQTAIIKTGSGKWSLTNANSYTGGTIIEAGTLIVANTTGSATGIGSISVEAAASLAGTGAVTGQVTVHADGNLRPGPTSGNGKLTMYNGLIFENGSNLYIKVNPLAGTYDMVSVNGNVVLNTSLNFTKIRGSYAAGQSYQIFDASSISGQIISISPESPGEGLFWDTSELYTSGIIKVTDTPTGIFENKYSNLEIYPNPSNGEININLSDMSGTGIISVENMGGSNVYTGTIEGGSKTPISLSQLPSGVYIVKIQINNKYYINKIIIS; encoded by the coding sequence ATGAAAAATCTAAAAAATCTGATACAAACCATATTAGTCCTGAGCTTGTGGGTATTGTGTCAAAACACAAGTGCTCAGCGAAAAATGGAAGCACTCGACCGGGGTGTTGTTGCCGTACAATCCGGAAATGATATATATGTAGGATGGAGAATCTTATCATCCGAACTTCGTAATGTTACTTATAATATTTATCGCGATGGTGTTAAAATAAATACTGCTCCAATCACTGGTGCTAGTAATTACGTGGACACATCAGGTAGTAGTTCTTCTAAATATTCAGTTTCAGCTATCATCGATGGTACAGAACAAAACACATCAAACGAAGTAGCTGTTTGGAGTAATCAATATCTGGATATTCCAATCGATAATTCAACTTATCCTGCTACTAAATACAGTATTAGTGATGCCTCAGTAGGAGACCTAGATGGCGATGGTCAATTCGAAGTTGTGATCAAACGATTGGCAAATGATAAAACCCAATACACTACCGACTACAATCTTTTGGAAGCCTATAAACTAGATGGTACTCATATGTGGACTATCAATTTAGGACCCAACATGAATGATGGAACCGAAATCAACTTTTTGGTATATGATTTTAACGGGGATGGAAAAGCCGAAATTGCCACTCGTACTTCCGATGGTTTTACAGATGGTACCGGTACTTATGTTGGAGATAGAGATGGAGATGGAAAAGTTAACTACCAATATTCGTTTGTATATAATTCAAGCTACTACAGAACAGAAGGACCCGATTATATTTCTATTTTCGAAGGTGAGACAGGTAAAGAACTTGCCTGGGATAATTACATTGCCCTTGCTCCTATCTCACAATGGGGTACGCCCGGTATGAGTTTATCGCAATACGGACACAGAGCCAATAAATGCATGTGGACAGTTGCTTATTTAGACGGAAAAACTCCTAGTATAGTTAACGGTCGTGGTATTTATCACCGCATAAAACTTGAAGCCTGGAATTGGGACGGTACAAACTTATCAAAACAATGGGCATGGGATAGTAACCCTAATGGGGCTGCTACTTCATATACCGGACAAGGAAACCATAACCTGAGCTGTGCCGATGTTGACAATGATGGCTGCGACGAGATCGTGTACGGAGCCATGGTTGTGAATAACGATGGAACAGGCTTATATTCAACAGGCTTTGGTCATGGAGATGCTATTCATGTAAGTGCAATGGATCCCGATCATTATGGATTAAAAACATGGCAATGTTTAGAAGGTGGAAATACCTGGGGAGCAACCTTGCGTAACTCAATCGATGGGGAGCTATTGATTCGCTACAGATCAAACCGCGATTGTGGTAGAGCTGCAGCAGGAGATATCAACCCAAACAAAACAGGTTGGGAAATGTGGGCAGCTACCGAATGTCCGATGTACAATGTAGATGGCTCTGTGGTTGGATCTAACAATGTAGCAATGAGTCAAATGATTTGGTGGGATGGCGATTTATCTCGCGAATTTCTGGATCATTACAATTTTTCATCTACCAGTGGATACGGAACACCCGAAATCACAAAATACAATCCAACTACTTTAAGTGCTTACAGGCTTTTGCTTGCTACAGGAATGGCTTCCAATAACTGGACAAAAGGAAATCCTTGTTTACAAGCTGATGTTTTAGGTGACTGGCGCGAGGAATTTATCGTTCGCAGTGCTGATAACACTTTTTTCCGTATTTATACAACAACTAATGTAACCGATTTCAGAATGCCAACATTGATGCACGAGCCTCAATATCGCATTGCTGTAGCATGGCAAAATAACTCCTATAACCAACCTCCTCATACAGCCATTTATATGGGATCTGAAACAGAGGAAGCTGTCCCCTATCCTACCATCAATAATAAAACAGCATGGGTTTCGGGTCCAAATTGGGGCGATGGTTCTGCAAGCTGGATTGACGAAGATGGAAATTCAACCTCATACGCAAATGGTGCTGACGTATTATTTGATTTTCTTGGCGACAATAGTAGTGCTGTAAATATTACAAGTGCAGTTTCACCACGAAGCGTCACTGTTTTCTCTCAAAACAATTACACTTTTGAAGGAACAGGCAAACTAACCGGTGCGATGGAGTTATTAAAAGCCGGAACCGGAAGCCTGAATCTTAATTCAGATAACGACTACACGGGTACTACCAAAGTTTACAATGGTAACCTTATTATCAATCAATCATTATCTGCCAGCCCTGTTGAAGTGGGTATGTACGGACAGTTATTCATTAACGGTTCCATTGGTAACAGTGTTAAAATAATGTCGCGAGGCAAGTTAAATGCGGGTTCAGAAAGCTCATCTGCAGGTACCGGTTCAATCGGGAATGGTTTAACTCTTGAATCAGAGTCAAAATGCTATTTCGATTTATCTTCTTCAAGCGATGGTGATAACGATTTATTAGCTGTTACAGGTGATGTAACTATTTCTGGTCTGGTTCATCTAACCATCAACCGCACAGCTAACACATTAGATCCCGGAATTTACCCACTAATTACATTTGATGGAAGCTTTAACGGTTCAATTGATGATATAGAATTACTAGGTGTAAATGATGTAGCCTGTCAAATTATTCAGACAGAAAATTCAATTGCTCTCGAAGTTTTAGAAGTAAGAGAAAGTACTGAGTTAGTATGGTCTGGATCAAAAAGTAATATCTGGGATTTTGCGGGTGATTACAACTGGTTAAATAACAACACTGAAGATTGGTTTTTAGGTAATGATGTGGTTAATTTTACTGATGCCGGAGTAGAAAAAACCATTGATATTACCGAAAATGTACCCGTTGGTAATATGGTAATTGACGCCACTTCTGATTATACTTTTGATGGTGATGGAATCATATCTGGAGAAGGAGGACTTACAAAACAAAACACAGGTCGCTTATATATCAATAATAACAATGATTTCACTGGTCCGGTAGTTTTAAATGGCGGATATGTTTCGGTTCCGTTTATTTCAAATGGTAACACACCGGGTCCATTGGGAGCTTCATCAGGTGAAGCATCAAACTTTACAGTTAACCAAACAACCATGTATTTGGGTAGCAGTTTCTCTACCAATCGTAACATAACCATTGGTGATAACAATGCCCAGTTCTATATAGCCGGTCCAGCAACCGTAACAATGGGAGGTACTTTTACAGGTAATGGTACTCTAATAAAAGCCGGACCCGGCACATTAAACATTTCTGAGAGCAATACTCATTATGCAACAACTATTAGTGATGGATCAATTGTTTTAGGATCTGAAGCAGCTAACACAGGCGGAGTCGGAGAATTGCTTACGCTAAGAAATGCAACACTATCAATGCAGAATTCGACAGGTACAGGAACGACTGCTAATTGGGATATTGATGTTCCATTAGGATACTACGGAACCATTAATATGGACGGAAGATGCGACTTTGGAGGATTATTAACCGGTAGCGGTACTCTTAATTTAAACACTCCATATGTTCGTTCTCATATAAACGGTGACTGGTCAACATTTGAAGGACAATTAAACTTTACAACCACTAACGGTGGATGGTTTATATGTGGAAATAGTGCCGGATACCCGAATGCAGCCATTAACTTAGGTGATAATGTATTCGGAGTTTATCGTCACTCAAGTGATGCTATTATTGAAATTGGAGAATTAACTGGTGCATCATCCTCTGAATTAGGATCAGGCGAGGCTGGAGCTACAACTATCACATGGAAAGTGGGAGGGAAAAATACAGATGCAACATTTGATGGAAAAATAACAAATACTGCCTATAAAAATGCAGGTGCACAAACAGCAATTATTAAAACAGGGAGTGGCAAATGGTCGCTAACCAATGCTAATTCATACACTGGCGGAACCATTATTGAAGCCGGAACATTAATAGTAGCAAACACCACAGGTAGTGCAACCGGAATAGGCAGTATTAGTGTTGAAGCAGCTGCATCATTAGCTGGTACTGGTGCTGTTACTGGTCAGGTAACTGTGCATGCAGATGGTAATTTGAGACCTGGACCAACTTCAGGTAATGGAAAACTAACCATGTACAATGGTCTTATTTTTGAAAATGGAAGTAATTTGTATATAAAAGTAAATCCTCTGGCAGGAACATATGACATGGTTTCTGTTAACGGAAATGTAGTATTAAACACTTCACTTAACTTCACAAAAATCAGAGGAAGTTATGCTGCTGGCCAGTCTTATCAGATTTTTGATGCAAGTTCAATCTCAGGACAAATAATATCTATCTCTCCAGAATCTCCGGGCGAAGGCCTTTTCTGGGATACTTCTGAGTTATATACTTCTGGCATTATTAAAGTAACTGATACTCCAACTGGTATTTTTGAAAATAAATATTCGAATCTTGAAATCTATCCAAATCCAAGTAATGGTGAAATAAATATTAACCTTTCAGATATGTCTGGAACAGGTATTATTTCAGTTGAAAACATGGGTGGTTCAAATGTTTACACAGGAACAATTGAAGGAGGTAGTAAAACTCCAATTTCATTGTCACAGTTACCTTCAGGTGTATATATTGTTAAAATACAAATCAACAATAAATATTACATTAACAAAATCATTATCTCATAA
- a CDS encoding autotransporter-associated beta strand repeat-containing protein: protein MKTSLTSLLIFFILIGFSLSAFSQRQIEDLDRGVVAVRTNSNEVFISWRWLGTEPNDVAFNIYRDDTKINSTPITQSTNFIDNSSAAAQYSVAAVINNIEQEKSIPVDIWDNQYLEVNLNRPTGGTTPDGVNYTYSPNDCSVGDLTGDGKYEIIVKWDPSNSKDNSQSGYTGNVYLDAYQTDGTQLWRIDLGKNIRAGAHYTQYLVYDFDGNGIAELVCKTAPGTKDNSGSYLSTGPAASTNHLADYRNSKGYILSGPEYLTIFNGNTGNEMQTVYYTPARGNVSDWGDSYGNRVDRFLACVAYLDGEKPSIVMTRGYYTRSVLSAWDWDGTNLTQRWIFDSNTPGNGAYYGQGNHNLSVADVDEDGKDEIIYGSCTINDNGTGLYSTGLGHGDALHVSDMDPDHPGLEVFMPHEDDGNGMTYRDAATGEILWQIRAPGEDVGRGVAGDISPDHRGYERWSSTGDGVYSVDGEVIGGKTAMNFLVWWDGDLTRELLDGVNISKYKVGTLLTAYGCESNNSTKATPNLSGDILGDWREEVILRTSDNTKLRIYTTTNETTYRLKTLMHDPQYRLAIAWQNVGYNQPPHPGFFLGTDMQEPPLAPIVQAQLKWEGTSSFNWDINNSSNWKLKDGTSSVFNNNEDVLFSMSGNNTSDIIINQTLTPLKVSVVSPDNYTFSGTGELSGDMFLSKSGVGTLTINTDNTYTGETYVSEGFLEVNGSIESSQAIVDSKGAISGAGTLGNTLLNEGASLWAGYHSSAATTTINGNLNIANNTSIHFDLSDDPSGTSKTNDQIIINGDLNIVDNTVFSFNKTDEFLNDGTYSLITFTGSLSGSIENIQVEGLRELVTGISLVGQTIVLTTEAPRAPASIVWDGNENNTWNLLQNVNWLNNGEDDFFAFGDNVLFDDNGNHDVVVGDDVTIGSMEVNSTTAYTFTGDGSISGSGGLTKSGTGNLTLNDNNTFTGNVELTSGFTFVSTLANIGQSSSLGEGSNDPASISMNGGSLYYSGDEESTNRGITVGENNGQMYIPVSKSLTLDGPTTGTGNFIKRGDGVLNISGSSTLTGEFVISEGSVKLVSEDANSNGLGLNKVSIQNASLTMLNNIGTWNDINWNIEVINGYNATINLDSRCDIFGSLTGAGTLNLNSPANRSHIRGDWSAFEGQINVSTTNSGWFICGNSSGYPNAAIYLDDDVFGVYQNNSDAIIPIGELTGAATSELGSGEAGATTITWKIGGLGTNAVFDGKITNKAYKNDGAQTAIIKTGAGSWTLTNSNTYSGGTTIEEGTLIVANTTGSATGTNSIWVEANGSLAGAGAITGQVTVANEASLHPGPTSGLGTLTIYNNLILETGSTCYFKVNASTGTYDQIVANGTVTLNGDLNFKKLRGTFSAGQSYSIINATEITGQITGITPEYPAEGLFWDLSELYTTGVIKITDTPTAIAPVESNDQIHVYPNPVKNIINIKLDNSLNKADIEIRDVSGRLVKKMKSNSNIFNIEFSNQSNGIYFISIKQNDEIFIKKVVKN, encoded by the coding sequence ATGAAAACATCCTTAACATCTTTATTGATATTCTTCATTCTAATCGGATTTTCTTTATCCGCTTTTTCTCAAAGACAAATTGAAGACCTCGACAGAGGAGTAGTAGCTGTAAGAACCAACTCTAATGAAGTATTTATTAGTTGGCGTTGGCTAGGTACCGAACCCAATGATGTAGCTTTTAACATCTATCGCGATGATACTAAAATCAACTCCACTCCTATTACTCAATCTACCAACTTTATAGATAACTCATCTGCTGCTGCTCAATACTCGGTTGCTGCCGTTATCAATAATATTGAACAAGAGAAATCAATCCCGGTTGATATCTGGGATAATCAATATCTCGAAGTAAACCTAAATCGTCCTACAGGAGGTACAACACCTGATGGAGTTAATTACACCTACTCGCCTAACGACTGTAGCGTAGGTGATTTAACAGGCGATGGAAAATACGAAATTATAGTTAAATGGGATCCTTCCAATTCAAAAGACAACTCTCAGTCGGGCTATACCGGAAATGTATATTTAGATGCCTACCAAACAGATGGAACTCAACTATGGAGAATTGATTTAGGAAAAAACATTCGCGCAGGTGCCCATTATACTCAATACCTGGTATACGACTTTGACGGAAACGGCATTGCTGAGTTAGTATGTAAAACAGCTCCGGGAACAAAAGATAATTCAGGAAGCTACTTAAGTACAGGACCTGCTGCTTCTACTAATCATTTAGCTGATTATCGTAACTCAAAAGGATACATTTTATCCGGACCAGAATACCTTACCATTTTTAACGGAAATACTGGTAATGAAATGCAAACTGTCTATTATACCCCAGCACGAGGAAATGTAAGTGATTGGGGGGATAGTTATGGTAATCGTGTAGACCGCTTTTTAGCCTGTGTTGCTTATCTCGATGGTGAAAAACCAAGCATAGTAATGACTCGTGGATATTATACACGTTCTGTTTTATCTGCTTGGGATTGGGATGGTACAAACCTTACTCAGCGATGGATATTTGATAGTAACACACCCGGCAACGGAGCTTATTATGGACAGGGAAACCATAATTTAAGTGTAGCTGATGTTGATGAGGATGGTAAAGATGAAATTATCTATGGCTCTTGTACGATCAACGATAACGGAACAGGATTATACTCAACAGGACTGGGGCATGGCGATGCATTACATGTTTCGGATATGGATCCCGATCATCCTGGTTTAGAAGTTTTCATGCCTCACGAAGATGACGGAAACGGAATGACATACCGAGATGCTGCCACTGGGGAAATACTATGGCAGATAAGAGCGCCCGGAGAGGATGTTGGACGTGGTGTTGCCGGAGATATTAGTCCTGATCATAGAGGCTACGAAAGATGGTCGTCAACAGGAGATGGTGTTTATAGTGTGGATGGTGAAGTGATAGGAGGAAAAACAGCCATGAACTTTTTAGTTTGGTGGGATGGTGATTTAACCCGAGAACTTTTAGACGGCGTTAACATAAGCAAATACAAGGTGGGAACTCTTCTTACCGCTTATGGTTGTGAGTCGAACAACAGTACAAAAGCAACTCCTAACTTATCCGGCGATATTTTAGGCGACTGGCGCGAAGAAGTCATTTTACGAACTTCAGACAATACCAAATTACGCATCTATACTACAACCAACGAAACAACTTATCGCTTAAAAACATTAATGCACGATCCTCAATATCGTTTGGCGATAGCATGGCAAAACGTGGGTTATAACCAGCCTCCTCACCCTGGATTTTTCCTTGGTACAGATATGCAAGAACCGCCTTTAGCTCCTATCGTTCAGGCACAACTAAAATGGGAAGGTACCAGTAGTTTTAATTGGGATATTAATAATTCATCAAACTGGAAATTAAAAGATGGAACTTCGTCTGTTTTTAATAACAATGAAGATGTTTTATTCTCTATGTCAGGAAATAATACATCTGATATTATTATCAATCAAACATTAACCCCATTAAAAGTCTCAGTGGTTTCTCCTGACAATTATACTTTTAGTGGCACAGGGGAGTTAAGCGGCGATATGTTCCTATCAAAAAGTGGAGTTGGTACCCTGACCATCAATACAGATAACACCTATACTGGCGAAACTTATGTGTCAGAAGGTTTCTTAGAAGTAAATGGTAGTATCGAATCAAGTCAGGCGATTGTTGATAGTAAGGGTGCTATTTCAGGTGCAGGTACTCTAGGAAATACATTACTAAATGAAGGTGCAAGTCTTTGGGCTGGATACCATAGCAGCGCTGCCACAACAACTATCAATGGAAATTTAAACATTGCCAACAATACCTCAATCCATTTCGATTTAAGTGACGACCCAAGTGGAACTAGTAAAACGAATGATCAAATCATTATTAATGGAGATTTGAATATTGTTGACAATACAGTATTTAGCTTTAACAAAACAGATGAATTTTTAAACGACGGAACCTACTCTCTAATAACATTTACCGGTTCTTTGTCAGGATCTATTGAGAACATTCAAGTAGAAGGATTGCGCGAACTGGTAACCGGCATCTCTTTGGTTGGACAAACCATTGTACTAACAACTGAAGCACCTCGAGCTCCTGCTTCCATTGTGTGGGATGGCAACGAAAACAACACATGGAACCTTTTACAAAACGTTAATTGGCTAAATAATGGAGAAGATGACTTTTTTGCCTTTGGCGATAATGTCCTTTTTGATGATAATGGTAATCACGATGTAGTGGTAGGTGATGATGTTACTATCGGAAGTATGGAAGTTAATTCCACCACAGCCTATACATTTACGGGGGATGGTTCTATTTCTGGTTCAGGTGGGTTGACTAAATCGGGTACAGGAAATCTTACTCTTAATGACAACAACACATTTACCGGAAATGTAGAATTAACCTCCGGATTTACTTTTGTCAGTACATTGGCTAATATTGGACAAAGCAGTTCTCTGGGCGAAGGCAGCAACGATCCGGCAAGTATTTCAATGAATGGCGGTAGCTTATACTACTCAGGTGATGAAGAATCTACCAACAGAGGTATAACTGTGGGTGAAAACAATGGCCAAATGTATATTCCGGTGAGTAAGTCATTAACACTGGATGGCCCAACTACCGGAACAGGTAATTTTATTAAACGTGGTGATGGAGTCCTTAATATTTCAGGCTCAAGTACATTAACAGGAGAGTTTGTGATAAGTGAAGGCTCTGTCAAATTGGTAAGTGAAGATGCTAACTCCAATGGACTTGGCCTAAACAAAGTATCAATCCAAAATGCCTCATTAACCATGTTAAATAACATAGGCACCTGGAATGATATTAACTGGAATATTGAAGTTATAAACGGTTATAACGCTACCATTAATCTTGATAGCAGATGTGATATTTTTGGCAGTTTAACAGGGGCTGGAACACTAAATCTTAATAGTCCGGCCAACCGATCTCATATACGTGGAGATTGGTCTGCTTTTGAAGGACAAATTAATGTAAGCACAACCAACAGTGGCTGGTTTATTTGTGGTAATTCATCTGGATATCCTAATGCTGCCATTTATTTGGACGATGATGTATTTGGTGTATATCAAAATAACTCGGATGCAATCATTCCAATAGGAGAATTAACAGGTGCAGCAACATCCGAATTAGGATCAGGAGAAGCTGGCGCAACAACCATCACTTGGAAAATTGGAGGATTAGGTACAAATGCTGTATTTGATGGAAAAATAACTAATAAAGCTTATAAAAATGATGGTGCACAAACGGCCATAATAAAAACGGGTGCTGGTAGTTGGACTCTTACTAATTCCAATACATATAGTGGAGGAACCACTATTGAAGAAGGAACCTTAATTGTGGCCAATACAACAGGTAGTGCAACCGGAACCAATAGTATTTGGGTAGAAGCAAACGGGTCATTAGCTGGGGCAGGTGCGATTACAGGGCAAGTAACAGTTGCCAACGAAGCTAGTTTGCACCCGGGTCCTACTTCTGGATTAGGAACTTTAACCATCTACAATAATCTTATTCTTGAAACAGGAAGTACATGTTATTTTAAAGTCAATGCATCTACCGGAACTTACGATCAAATAGTGGCAAACGGTACTGTAACTTTAAATGGTGATCTAAACTTTAAAAAATTGAGAGGAACATTTAGTGCAGGCCAATCATATTCTATTATTAATGCTACTGAAATTACAGGACAAATTACTGGCATTACACCAGAATATCCTGCCGAAGGCCTGTTCTGGGATCTGTCTGAATTGTATACTACAGGAGTAATTAAAATAACAGATACTCCTACTGCAATCGCTCCGGTTGAATCCAATGATCAAATTCACGTCTATCCTAATCCGGTGAAAAACATCATTAATATTAAGTTGGATAATTCGCTGAACAAAGCAGATATTGAAATCAGAGACGTATCAGGTCGCCTGGTTAAAAAGATGAAATCCAATAGCAATATCTTCAACATTGAATTTAGTAATCAATCAAATGGAATTTATTTCATCTCAATTAAACAAAACGACGAAATATTCATCAAAAAAGTAGTGAAAAATTAA
- a CDS encoding sulfatase-like hydrolase/transferase, whose protein sequence is MISLYNKRTIKRLLHLTKYIFPSIFIFSSCQIKESNKQTESSRPNIIFLMDDQHRWDALGVVDSTMHTPALDKLAEEGVRFTQAVCQAPMCVASRNSMMMGLYPNQIGIVRNQHGLQDSLLPAKTLAQLFQEAGYETAGFGKTHWGTSSQPFIPSKRGFETRYIGECREQGAVMMIDVAPERKARYNEEVKEYGGGEEKPAGYIGKTSEIAEGDHRDGWVFEQCLNYIDKREDARPLFLYLSFLKPHAGHNVPKGYEDFYDLETTKYAEQPPWNEEHSEHASGVNRREMYVNFWKNATEKQWKEMTLRYKANCSWIDHMFERTLDALKAKHLLDNAIIIYVSDHGEMLGERYYRFNKYCLYESSVRVPFILSGSALPKQLAGKIDKRNAGLIDVLPTLLSAANIDIPQSAVGINLLDTAQNRDASFCALHEKKDQAAFMWRDNSYKLILVMKRKNNINDYTMNDIIAGEFYDLENDPKEWTNLYPTSSNDPKVIKMTQALLHQLKSINMDLHPLK, encoded by the coding sequence ATGATCAGTTTATATAATAAACGGACAATAAAACGTCTATTACATTTAACAAAGTATATATTCCCATCTATCTTTATTTTTTCATCTTGCCAAATAAAAGAAAGTAATAAGCAAACGGAATCTTCCCGGCCCAATATTATTTTTCTGATGGACGACCAGCATCGTTGGGATGCATTAGGTGTTGTTGATTCTACAATGCATACTCCGGCTTTGGATAAATTGGCTGAAGAAGGTGTACGTTTTACCCAGGCGGTATGTCAGGCTCCCATGTGCGTAGCAAGTCGTAATTCAATGATGATGGGACTTTATCCGAATCAAATAGGAATTGTTCGTAACCAGCATGGTTTGCAGGATTCGCTTCTTCCGGCAAAAACTCTTGCCCAGTTATTTCAGGAAGCCGGATATGAAACGGCCGGATTTGGGAAAACGCATTGGGGCACAAGTTCGCAACCTTTTATTCCTTCAAAACGAGGATTTGAAACCAGATACATTGGTGAGTGTCGCGAGCAAGGTGCAGTTATGATGATTGATGTCGCTCCGGAACGAAAAGCACGCTATAACGAAGAAGTGAAAGAATACGGAGGTGGGGAGGAAAAACCAGCTGGATACATTGGTAAAACAAGCGAAATAGCAGAAGGCGATCATCGCGATGGATGGGTATTTGAACAATGCCTTAATTACATTGACAAAAGAGAAGATGCCCGCCCATTATTTTTATATCTGTCTTTCTTAAAACCTCATGCAGGCCATAATGTGCCTAAAGGCTACGAAGATTTTTATGATCTTGAGACTACCAAATATGCCGAGCAACCACCTTGGAATGAAGAGCATTCTGAACACGCATCAGGAGTAAACCGCAGAGAGATGTATGTTAACTTCTGGAAAAATGCTACAGAAAAACAGTGGAAAGAAATGACTCTACGATACAAAGCCAACTGCTCGTGGATAGATCATATGTTTGAACGCACACTTGATGCCCTAAAAGCAAAACACCTTTTAGATAATGCTATAATTATCTATGTGTCAGACCATGGCGAAATGTTAGGCGAACGTTATTATCGCTTCAACAAATACTGTTTGTACGAGTCCAGTGTTCGTGTTCCTTTTATACTTTCAGGAAGTGCCTTGCCAAAGCAACTAGCAGGAAAGATTGACAAGCGAAATGCAGGATTGATTGACGTACTCCCTACCCTGCTTTCGGCAGCCAACATTGATATTCCTCAAAGTGCCGTTGGAATAAACCTACTGGATACTGCTCAAAACCGAGATGCTTCATTTTGTGCTTTACACGAAAAGAAAGATCAGGCAGCATTTATGTGGAGAGATAATTCATACAAACTAATTCTGGTGATGAAACGCAAAAACAATATCAATGATTATACGATGAATGATATTATTGCCGGAGAATTTTACGATCTGGAAAATGATCCCAAAGAATGGACCAACTTATACCCTACTTCAAGCAATGATCCTAAGGTTATAAAAATGACGCAAGCCTTACTTCATCAGTTGAAATCAATAAATATGGATTTACATCCATTGAAATAA